The DNA window GTAGTTTCTGATTTCAACGAATTTAGCACcatctttttcaataacgTTAACGTTGATTGGGAAATGCGCATAAACATATCTCATCTTGTATTTGTAACCCTTGGTAACACCAGTAATCATGTTGGAAATCAAAGACTTAACGGTTCTCAAAGCAGCAACATGCTTTCTGTCACCATTGTGGACAGTAATTCTGATTTGCTGGTTGCTAATCTTAGTGAAAGTAACATCAACATGTTTTAAGTTCTTGGTCAAAGTACCTCTTGGACCAGTAACTTTAATGTTTCTGGATTTGATGTTGACGACGACACCTTCTGGAATATCTAAGACTTGATCAGTTTGAATGTATTTCATTTTAGGCTAAACTATCAAtgttacttttatttactttacTCTCTTGGCaatgaatattataaacagTTAATCTATCCtcataaaaatgaaaagaaaaaaaattgtagtAAAATTCATCTGTGATAAGATGTTATAAAAGACAgggaaaaattttttttttaaaaaaataattcttcctttatatatgaaaaaaatttttcatttggaaaaaaaaacaacaagaaaaaattttttatgcagattttttggtaaaaaaatgaaaaaattcaaaaaaaattatattatattatatatatatatatatagttgtatgatatttattatgTACGGATGTTGTCGTtccaaaaaacaaaaaaaaaaaaaaaaaaaaaagaaagaaaagatccATCTATCATTTACGAAATGTAACGATttgtacaaaaaaaaaaaacaattgaagTATAACAAACACATCGcgaaaatttaaaaaaatatagaaagCGATATTGCTACATATTTTGTGGTTATCTGAAGTTAAAATGTTATATACTACTATACATTTAATCTTTTGAGAACTACTCTtctattttgtttacttGATTGTACTTCTCAAACCATTTGTCTgtaaatttttccaaagttTCAGAGTCATTGTAAACCCATGATCCTTCCTCATTATACGTCCTAGCGTTTTTATACATTGTGTTTAAATCATCTCTGATACCATCCATTGTTGCATATTCTCCTCTTTTACACTTCAAATATATGGTGTTTAATGAAACCGGATTctctataataatataatagtccggatatttttttttgtgtggTAAAGATTCAAAAATACTGGTGCAGGGATGCCCATCATCAGGATCCACAACTGTATGCATATCACTCAATAATTTATCCACATCTGATATAAAAGTACAGGCCCTAGTTTTTCTCcctctttttaatttaggTTTGTTTTGCTCATTGTCATCAATGGTGATTGAGCTACTCGGATTAGAAGACGCAAATTCCTCCCCATCTtccaattttcttttttttctccctcttctttcttttgtttgTGCTTTATTTAGTTTGACTTTGATAATGAATTTAGCCTTTTTGGTGGGAGATGATGGATCTTCGTGCTCAATGGATACATTAATACCATTTTCTAttgcttgtttttttttgtccttACTATTAGCACTATTAGTatcattgctattatttattgCTGCATTGTCGTCGCTTGTACCAGATACAATTTCCGAATGATCTATAGTTTCGGGATTGGCGACTACTTCATTCAAaactttcttctttctccCACGACGACCCCTTTTAACTGTCACTACAGGCTTATGGGGTTCAACATCCCGTTCTTCTTGTTCCTCTTCTTCAGGTATATATACATCTTCAATTTTCTCTTCATTAGATtcaattttgttattttccaTAGGTACATGTTTATCAGCTACAACATCCACTTCTTCATCACTTTCTTCAGTAATTCCCTTTGGCTCTTCGACTTCATTTGGCTCAGTACCATTGTCCTCTTCTAAAAGCTCTATTTTCCCGGATTTTCTAGCTTTTCGTTTTTCACGAGCAGCACGCCTTCTAGATATAGCATCTTCAATAGtgtcattatcatcatccaCTGCCTGTAACCATTGTTCTTCAGTCAACCCATCATCATAATAaactttctttctttccctAGTTTTACTGATAACCTCCACCTTTTTCTCAAAATGTTTAGTGACATCCTCTCTAAAAACAGGTGGTAATTCATCCAATCTAATTAATCTAGGAAGAGGTTCCTTTAGCCCCATTGATTTAGCGTCTTCTTCCGCTTTTGCTATCCTTTCTTTATCCATCTGAGCAAATATTAGCTTTTCCTCCTCCGATCTGGCCAtaatttcatttaaatcatcatcatcgaTATCAGGCTCTGCATTTAAGTCTCTATTGGCTTCATCCTCTAATAATTTTCGTAAAAATTGTTCCCTTTCTTCAGCAGTGGAACTGTTATCAAATTTACCCGCTTGAATAACTTTCCCATCAATATTTAGTTTTTGCAGCGCCCTTTCCAAGATAACTTCTTCAATGGAATCATTGCTGATTAATCTCAAAATACGAACCTCATTCTTTTGACCAATTCTATGTGCTCTATCTTGAGCCTGTAAATCCTGATGTGGATTCCAGTCTGtgtcaaaaataataacagtatcAGCCGTCTGTAAATTTAAACCCAATCCACCAGCTCTTGTagacaataaaaaacagaaatagTCTGAGTTTGGCGCATTGAATTCTTTTAACATAGAGGTACGTTCTTCAGCCTTCGTGCTACCATCTAAACGCATATAATTCATATTTCTCATTCTTAAGAAATCCTCCATAATATTCATGACTTGTGTCATTTGGAAAAACATCAAAATACGGTGGCCTGTTGCTTTAAATTTGGGTAGAACCCGatctaataattcaaaCTTTCCCGCACAACGAACTAATAACTCAGTGTTCCACTTACCACTCGGATTAAGAACATGTTCAACCTCATTAAACACAAATGGATGATTACAGATCTTTCGTAGTTGcataactttattatttaagcCTTTAATGCCGCTTTTGTTTGAGCCTTCAGTATCAGAAACACCAACAAAAAGGGCATTGTGTCTGACCATTTGCTGATACAAGACTTGCTGCAAGCTGGATAATTTGCACTTGATTACTTTCTCAACTTTGTCTGGTAAATCCTTTTCTAC is part of the Saccharomycodes ludwigii strain NBRC 1722 chromosome III, whole genome shotgun sequence genome and encodes:
- the RPL9B gene encoding 60S ribosomal protein uL6 (similar to Saccharomyces cerevisiae YNL067W | RPL9B | Ribosomal Protein of the Large subunit), with product MKYIQTDQVLDIPEGVVVNIKSRNIKVTGPRGTLTKNLKHVDVTFTKISNQQIRITVHNGDRKHVAALRTVKSLISNMITGVTKGYKYKMRYVYAHFPINVNVIEKDGAKFVEIRNYLGDKKVRLVPVREGVTIEFSTVQKDEMILTGNSVENVSQNAADIQQVCRARNKDIRKFLDGIYVSEKGVVVEEE